The proteins below come from a single Deferribacterota bacterium genomic window:
- the argS gene encoding arginine--tRNA ligase yields the protein MVDYIKELIIKSLLKSYKSLDEEYANDLNFNIEIQKKDEFGDFSTNIAFIVASKLKKKPYDVAKNIVDNIDSNLVENIEVKNGFINIFLKKQFFHEFLKNVLENKTLISKKIGKGKNILIEFVSANPTGPLHIGHGRGACYGDSVARILKAVGYETIKEYYVNDRGNQIINLGKSIYYWYVKHFNTTTTNFPEDGYKGNYIKEIADNLVKEKNKSLLKLSQEEAIQICAKYGAYKILENIKEDLKNFNITFDNYFSEAELFKNGYVDKTLSILINKGFAYQKDGALWFKSSAFGDDKDRVLIKSSGEYTYFASDIAYHRNKMERNFHTLINVWGADHHGYIKRLKAAIKALGYDDTKLKIVIIQMVSILKGGKKLSMSTRESRFVPLEWLINEVSVDVARLFYCLRSPDSHLDFNIDLAKEENINNPVYYIQYAHARIHSLFKKAKENNIVFNQCGDIELLENKEEIKLMKCLYSYNSTVEQAAATLEPNKLANYLIELASLFHSYYYNYKIIDIKNICLTNARLNLCKSVAIILKNGLNLLGIKAPEVM from the coding sequence ATGGTAGATTATATAAAAGAATTAATAATTAAATCCTTGTTAAAAAGTTATAAATCTTTAGATGAAGAATACGCTAATGATCTTAACTTTAATATTGAGATACAAAAAAAAGATGAATTTGGAGATTTTTCAACAAATATAGCTTTTATCGTTGCATCTAAATTAAAGAAAAAGCCTTATGATGTTGCAAAAAATATAGTTGACAATATAGATTCAAATCTTGTAGAAAATATTGAAGTTAAGAATGGATTTATAAACATATTTCTAAAGAAACAATTCTTCCATGAATTTCTTAAAAACGTACTAGAGAATAAAACGTTAATTAGCAAAAAAATAGGAAAGGGAAAGAATATATTGATAGAATTTGTAAGTGCCAATCCTACAGGACCACTACATATTGGTCACGGGAGAGGTGCATGCTATGGTGACAGCGTAGCAAGGATTCTAAAAGCTGTGGGGTATGAAACTATAAAGGAATATTATGTTAATGACAGGGGCAATCAAATAATCAATTTAGGAAAAAGCATATATTATTGGTATGTTAAACACTTTAATACCACCACTACAAATTTCCCTGAAGATGGTTATAAAGGTAATTATATTAAAGAGATTGCAGATAATCTGGTTAAAGAAAAAAATAAGAGTCTTTTAAAACTCAGTCAAGAAGAAGCGATACAAATATGTGCTAAATATGGCGCATATAAAATACTTGAAAATATAAAGGAGGATCTCAAAAATTTTAATATAACTTTTGATAATTATTTTAGTGAAGCAGAACTTTTTAAAAATGGTTATGTAGATAAAACCCTATCAATCTTGATTAATAAAGGTTTTGCTTACCAGAAAGATGGGGCACTTTGGTTTAAATCGTCAGCATTTGGTGATGATAAAGATAGGGTATTAATCAAATCTAGCGGGGAATACACATACTTTGCATCAGATATTGCATATCACAGGAATAAAATGGAGAGGAACTTCCATACTTTAATAAATGTATGGGGAGCTGACCATCATGGTTACATAAAACGCCTAAAGGCTGCAATAAAGGCATTAGGATATGACGATACAAAACTAAAAATAGTCATAATCCAAATGGTTAGCATCCTAAAAGGTGGCAAAAAATTATCAATGTCAACAAGGGAAAGTAGGTTTGTTCCTCTAGAGTGGCTGATAAATGAGGTAAGTGTAGATGTTGCTAGACTATTTTATTGCTTGAGATCCCCAGATTCACATCTAGATTTTAATATTGACTTGGCAAAAGAAGAAAATATCAACAATCCAGTCTACTATATTCAATATGCGCACGCAAGGATCCACAGCCTATTTAAAAAAGCAAAAGAGAATAATATAGTATTTAACCAATGCGGTGATATTGAATTATTAGAAAATAAAGAAGAAATAAAGCTAATGAAATGTTTGTATTCTTACAATAGTACTGTCGAACAGGCTGCAGCTACTTTAGAGCCAAATAAATTAGCCAACTACCTAATAGAATTAGCATCTCTTTTTCATAGTTATTATTATAACTATAAAATAATAGATATAAAAAATATATGCCTCACAAATGCAAGGTTAAATCTTTGTAAAAGTGTTGCAATTATATTAAAAAATGGGTTAAACTTATTGGGTATAAAAGCACCCGAGGTGATGTAA
- a CDS encoding ATP-binding cassette domain-containing protein has translation MVKFYNVSVIYTGKKRALDNISMHIRKGEFVYITGPSGAGKTTLLKLIYCDLHPSEGVICVSNKDISRISSRSIPYLRRNVGVVYQDFKLIYDQSVFQNLSYALEIFYMSKKDISIYVESILKKLELYTKRNILVKHLSGGEKQRVAIARALINDPPIILLDEPTGNLDEKKADRLIAIIKEFFKEKTVIFATHDTTLIEKYPARILELKNGRLVFDSMLGNEEANISN, from the coding sequence ATGGTTAAGTTTTATAATGTTTCTGTAATATATACGGGGAAAAAAAGGGCATTAGATAATATATCAATGCACATAAGAAAGGGAGAATTTGTGTACATAACAGGGCCCAGTGGCGCTGGCAAAACAACGCTGTTAAAGCTAATTTACTGTGATTTGCATCCTAGTGAGGGTGTGATATGTGTTTCCAATAAAGATATCAGTAGGATTTCTAGTAGGAGCATTCCTTATTTAAGAAGGAATGTAGGTGTTGTTTATCAAGATTTTAAGCTTATATATGATCAAAGTGTTTTTCAGAATCTATCATATGCACTAGAGATATTCTATATGTCCAAAAAAGATATTAGTATATATGTAGAGTCTATCCTGAAGAAACTAGAATTATATACAAAGAGGAACATCTTGGTAAAGCACTTGTCTGGCGGTGAGAAACAAAGGGTTGCAATAGCAAGGGCTCTTATAAATGATCCTCCTATAATATTACTTGATGAGCCAACAGGGAATTTAGATGAAAAAAAGGCTGATAGATTAATTGCAATTATAAAGGAATTTTTTAAGGAAAAAACTGTTATCTTTGCAACCCATGATACTACATTAATAGAAAAATATCCTGCTAGAATATTGGAGTTAAAAAATGGAAGACTTGTTTTTGACTCAATGCTAGGTAATGAAGAAGCTAATATTTCTAATTAA
- a CDS encoding permease-like cell division protein FtsX, producing MKKLIFLIKKGLFLFKRNVAINVVTITTITTILFIYNVLFILGYSSNNFLKRLSEVQTIRAFIKEGKEEEAKAIIKNLEKLDAVKNITYYSKDDTYRYMKKQFEGPANEIADMPKTLYPSFLEISLKDKYTDIDYVKEFQNILNKYDVFKATSYGEKWVLNFLTIKFGIHLFIFILSVLISISIASIIYNTIKINLAKRKMEVMVYNLVGATRSFIVVPYIVCTLLEIFIGFVVSYSSAYLIFYILDVEVLRSIGINILSFPPLSVVLCLLFVVLFIAIFSSSYSLGVFLDNVEEYNE from the coding sequence ATGAAGAAGCTAATATTTCTAATTAAGAAGGGTCTTTTTTTATTTAAAAGAAATGTTGCAATCAATGTTGTCACAATTACAACAATTACAACAATACTTTTTATTTATAATGTTTTGTTTATTTTAGGTTACTCTTCTAATAATTTTCTAAAAAGACTATCAGAGGTTCAAACTATAAGGGCTTTTATTAAAGAAGGGAAAGAAGAAGAGGCAAAAGCAATTATTAAAAATTTAGAAAAACTAGATGCCGTTAAGAATATTACTTATTACAGCAAAGATGATACATATAGGTATATGAAAAAACAATTTGAAGGACCAGCCAATGAAATAGCTGATATGCCAAAGACATTATATCCATCCTTTTTAGAGATCAGTCTAAAAGATAAATATACAGATATAGATTATGTTAAAGAGTTTCAAAATATACTAAATAAATATGATGTATTTAAAGCAACCTCCTATGGTGAGAAATGGGTTCTCAATTTCTTAACTATAAAATTTGGTATTCATCTTTTTATATTTATTTTATCTGTTTTAATATCTATATCTATTGCTTCAATAATTTATAATACAATAAAAATAAATTTAGCCAAACGAAAAATGGAGGTGATGGTATACAATTTAGTTGGTGCTACCAGGTCTTTTATTGTCGTGCCATATATTGTGTGTACATTATTGGAGATTTTTATTGGCTTTGTTGTATCATACAGCTCAGCATATTTAATATTCTATATTTTAGATGTAGAAGTATTGCGTTCAATTGGAATTAATATTTTAAGTTTCCCTCCTTTAAGTGTTGTATTGTGTTTATTATTTGTAGTTTTATTTATAGCAATCTTTTCAAGTTCTTATAGCCTTGGGGTATTTTTAGATAATGTTGAGGAATATAATGAGTGA